A portion of the Tamandua tetradactyla isolate mTamTet1 chromosome 16, mTamTet1.pri, whole genome shotgun sequence genome contains these proteins:
- the DHX38 gene encoding pre-mRNA-splicing factor ATP-dependent RNA helicase PRP16 isoform X2: MEDTSEDPTIHRLEGTDLDSQVGGLICKTKSAASEQHVFKAPAPRPSLLGLDLLASLKRREREEKDDGEDKKKSRISSYKDWEESKDEQRDAEEEGSDQAGRSSRKDRHYRSARVETPSHPGGVSEEFWERSRQRERERREHGVYASSKEDKDRKKEKSRDRDYDRKRDRDERDRSRHSSRSERDAGSERSSRRNEPESPRHRPKDAATPSRSTWEEEDSGCGSSRRSQWESPSPTPSYRDSERSHRTSTRDRDRSVRSKYSDDTPLPTPSYKYNEWADDRRHLGSTPRLSRGRGRREDGEEGISFDTEEERQQWEDDQRQADRDWYMMDEGYDEFHNPLAYSSEDYVRRREQHLHKQKQKRISAQRRQINEDNERWETNRMLTSGVVHRLEVDEDFEEDNAAKVHLMVHNLVPPFLDGRIVFTKQPEPVIPVKDATSDLAIIARKGSQTVRKHREQKERKKAQHKHWELAGTKLGDIMGVKKEEEPDKALTEDGKVDYRTEQKFADHMKKKSEASSEFAKKKSILEQRQYLPIFAVQQELLTIIRDNSIVIVVGETGSGKTTQLTQYLHEDGYTDYGMIGCTQPRRVAAMSVAKRVSEEMGGSLGEEVGYAIRFEDCTSENTLIKYMTDGILLRESLREADLDHYSAIIMDEAHERSLNTDVLFGLLREVVARRSDLKLIVTSATMDAEKFAAFFGNVPIFHIPGRTFPVDILFSKTPQEDYVEAAVKQSLQVHLSGAPGDILIFMPGQEDIEVTSDQIVEHLEELENAPALAVLPIYSQLPSDLQAKIFQKAPDGVRKCIVATNIAETSLTVDGIMFVIDSGYCKLKVFNPRIGMDALQIYPISQANANQRSGRAGRTGPGQCFRLYTQSAYKNELLTTTVPEIQRTNLANVVLLLKSLGVQDLLQFHFMDPPPEDNMLNSMYQLWILGALDNTGGLTSTGRLMVEFPLDPALSKMLIVSCDMGCSSEILLIVSMLSVPAIFYRPKGREEESDQIREKFAVPESDHLTYLNVYLQWKNNNYSTIWCNDHFIHAKAMRKVREVRAQLKDIMVQQRMSLASCGTDWDIVRKCICAAYFHQAAKLKGIGEYVNVRTGMPCHLHPTSSLFGMGYTPDYIVYHELVMTTKEYMQCVTAVDGEWLAELGPMFYSVKQAGKSRQENRRRAKEEASAMEEEMALAEEQLRARRQEQEKRSPLGSVRSTKIYTPGRKEQGEPMTPRRTPARFGL, translated from the exons ATGGAGGATACCAGTGAGGATCCCACGATCCATCGACTGGAAGGGACTGATCTGGACTCTCAGGTTGGAGGTCTTATCTGCAAGACTAAAAGTGCGGCTAGTGAACAGCATGTCTTCAAGGCCCCAGCTCCCCGCCCTTCATTGCTGGGACTAGACTTGTTGGCCTCCCTGAAACGGAGAGAGCGAGAGGAGAAGGATGATGGGGAGGACAAGAAGAAGTCTAGAATTTCTTCCTACAAGGACTGGGAAGAGAGCAAGGATGAACAGAGGGATGctgaggaggagggcagtgaccAGGCTGGCCGAAGTAGCCGAAAAGACAG GCATTATCGTTCTGCCCGAGTGGAGACGCCATCCCATCCTGGTGGCGTGAGTGAAGAGTTTTGGGAACGCAGTCGGCAGAGAGAGCGGGAGCGGCGGGAACATGGTGTCTATGCCTCTTCCAAAGAAGACAAGGATCGGAAGAAAGAGAAATCACGGGATCGAGACTATGACCGCAAGAGAGACAGAG ATGAGCGGGATAGAAGTAGGCACAGCAGCAGATCAGAGCGAGATGCAGGGTCAGAGCGCAGCAGCAGAAGAAACGAGCCAGAGAGCCCACGACATCGACCCAAAG ATGCAGCAACCCCTTCAAGGTCTACCTGGGAGGAAGAGGACAGTGGCTGTGGCAGCTCAAGGCGCTCACAGTGGGAATCGCCCTCCCCTACGCCTTCCTACCGAGACTCAGAGCGTAGCCACCGGACTTCCACTCGAGATCGAGATAG GTCTGTGAGGAGCAAGTATTCAGATGACACACCTTTGCCAACCCCATCCTACAAATACAATGAGTGGGCAGATGATAGAAGACACCTGGGGTCTACCCCACGTCTGTCCAGGGGCCGAG GAAGGCGTGAGGATGGTGAAGAAGGAATTTCATTTGACACAGAAGAGGAGCGGCAGCAATGGGAAGATGACCAGAGG CAAGCTGACCGGGACTGGTACATGATGGATGAGGGATATGACGAGTTCCACAACCCTCTGGCTTACTCTTCCGAGGACTATGTGAGGAGGCGAGAACAGCATTTGcataaacaaaagcagaagcGCATTTCTgctcagaggagacagatcaATGAG GATAATGAGCGCTGGGAGACTAACCGTATGCTTACCAGTGGGGTGGTTCACCGGCTAGAGGTGGATGAAGACTTTGAGGAGGATAACGCAGCCAAGGTGCACCTAATGGTGCACAATTTGGTGCCTCCCTTCCTGGATGGGCGCATTGTCTTCACAAAGCAG CCAGAACCTGTAATTCCAGTTAAGGATGCCACTTCTGACTTGGCCATTATTGCTCGAAAAGGCAGTCAAACAGTGCGGAAGCACAGGGAGCAAAAGGAACGTAAAAAG GCTCAGCACAAACACTGGGAACTGGCTGGGACCAAACTGGGCGATATAATGGGTGTCAAAAAAGAGGAGGAGCCAGATAAAGCACTGACAGAAGATGGGAAAGTGGATTACAG GACAGAGCAGAAGTTTGCGGATCACATGAAGAAAAAGAGCGAAGCTAGCAGTGAATTTGCAAAAAAGAAGTCAATTCTGGAGCAGAGGCAGTACCTGCCGATCTTTGCAGTGCAACAGGAACTTCTCACTATTATCAG AGATAATAGCATTGTGATTGTGGTTGGGGAGACAGGGAGTGGTAAGACCACTCAGTTGACCCAATATTTACATGAAGATGGCTACACTGACTATGGGATGATTGGGTGCACACAGCCACGGCGGGTGGCTGCCATGTCTGTGGCCAAGAGAGTCAGTGAGGAGATGGGTGGAAGCCTTGGTGAGGAG GTGGGTTATGCCATCCGCTTCGAAGACTGCACTTCAGAAAACACCCTGATCAAGTACATGACTGATGGGATCCTCCTCCGAGAGTCTCTGCGGGAAGCTGACCTGGATCACTACAGTGCCATCATCATGGACGAAGCCCACGAGCGCTCGCTCAACACTGACGTGCTCTTTGGGCTGCTCCGGGAG GTAGTAGCTCGGCGCTCAGATCTGAAACTCATCGTCACATCAGCCACCATGGATGCAGAGAAATTTGCTGCCTTCTTTGGAAATGTTCCCATCTTCCACATCCCTGGTCGTACCTTCCCTGTTGATATTCTCTTCAGCAAG ACCCCACAGGAGGATTATGTGGAGGCTGCTGTGAAGCAGTCCTTGCAGGTACACCTGTCAGGGGCCCCAGGGGACATCCTCATCTTCATGCCCGGTCAGGAGGACATTGAG GTGACCTCAGATCAGATTGTGGAACATCTGGAGGAACTGGAGAATGCTCCTGCCCTGGCCGTGCTGCCCATCTACTCCCAGCTGCCTTCTGACCTCCAGGCCAAAATCTTCCAAAAG GCTCCCGATGGTGTTCGAAAGTGTATCGTTGCCACCAACATTGCTGAGACATCTCTGACTGTTGACGGCATTATGTTTGTTATCGATTCTGGTTATTGCAAATTAAAG GTTTTCAACCCCAGGATTGGCATGGATGCTCTGCAAATCTACCCCATCAGCCAGGCCAATGCCAACCAGAGGTCAGGGCGAGCTGGCAGGACGGGCCCAGGTCAGTGTTTCAG GCTCTACACCCAGAGTGCCTACAAGAACGAGCTCCTGACCACCACAGTGCCCGAGATCCAGAGGACCAATCTGGCCAATGTGGTGCTGCTGCTCAAGTCCCTGGGGGTGCAGGACCTGCTGCAGTTCCACTTCATGGACCCGCCCCCAGAGGACAACATGCTCAACTCCATGTACCAGCTCTGGATCCTTGGAGCCTTGGACAACACAG GTGGTCTGACCTCTACTGGGCGGCTGATGGTCGAGTTCCCACTGGATCCAGCCCTGTCTAAGATGCTCATTGTGTCCTGTGACATGGGCTGCAGCTCAGAGATCCTGCTTATTGTCTCCATGCTCTCCGTCCCGGCCATTTTCTACAGGCCCAAG gGCCGAGAGGAGGAGAGTGATCAAATCCGGGAGAAGTTTGCTGTCCCTGAGAGTGATCATTTGACTTACCTTAATGTCTACCTGCAGTGGAAAAACAACAATTACTCCACTATCTGGTGTAACGATCATTTCATCCATGCGAAGGCCATGCGGAAG GTCCGGGAGGTGCGGGCTCAGCTTAAGGACATTATGGTGCAGCAGCGGATGAGCCTGGCCTCGTGTGGCACTGACTGGGACATAGTCAGGAAGTGTATCTGTGCTGCTTATTTCCACCAGGCTGCCAAGCTCAAG GGGATTGGGGAGTATGTGAACGTCCGGACAGGGATGCCTTGCCACCTTCACCCCACCAGCTCCCTCTTTGGAATGGGCTACACCCCGGACTACATAGTGTATCACGAATTGGTCATGACCACCAAG GAGTACATGCAGTGTGTGACCGCCGTGGATGGAGAGTGGCTGGCAGAGCTGGGCCCAATGTTCTACAGTGTGAAGCAGGCAGGCAAGTCGCGGCAG GAAAACCGCCGCCGGGCCAAAGAGGAAGCCTCTGCCATGGAGGAGGAGATGGCGCTGGCCGAGGAGCAGCTGCGAGCCCGACGGCAGGAGCAGGAAAAGCGTAGCCCCCTAGGCAGTGTCAG GTCTACGAAGATCTACACTCCAGGTCGGAAGGAGCAAGGGGAACCCATGACGCCTCGCCGCACCCCAGCCCGCTTTGGGCTATGA
- the DHX38 gene encoding pre-mRNA-splicing factor ATP-dependent RNA helicase PRP16 isoform X1: MEDTSEDPTIHRLEGTDLDSQVGGLICKTKSAASEQHVFKAPAPRPSLLGLDLLASLKRREREEKDDGEDKKKSRISSYKDWEESKDEQRDAEEEGSDQAGRSSRKDRHYRSARVETPSHPGGVSEEFWERSRQRERERREHGVYASSKEDKDRKKEKSRDRDYDRKRDRGKNCYYERDRSRHSSRSERDAGSERSSRRNEPESPRHRPKDAATPSRSTWEEEDSGCGSSRRSQWESPSPTPSYRDSERSHRTSTRDRDRSVRSKYSDDTPLPTPSYKYNEWADDRRHLGSTPRLSRGRGRREDGEEGISFDTEEERQQWEDDQRQADRDWYMMDEGYDEFHNPLAYSSEDYVRRREQHLHKQKQKRISAQRRQINEDNERWETNRMLTSGVVHRLEVDEDFEEDNAAKVHLMVHNLVPPFLDGRIVFTKQPEPVIPVKDATSDLAIIARKGSQTVRKHREQKERKKAQHKHWELAGTKLGDIMGVKKEEEPDKALTEDGKVDYRTEQKFADHMKKKSEASSEFAKKKSILEQRQYLPIFAVQQELLTIIRDNSIVIVVGETGSGKTTQLTQYLHEDGYTDYGMIGCTQPRRVAAMSVAKRVSEEMGGSLGEEVGYAIRFEDCTSENTLIKYMTDGILLRESLREADLDHYSAIIMDEAHERSLNTDVLFGLLREVVARRSDLKLIVTSATMDAEKFAAFFGNVPIFHIPGRTFPVDILFSKTPQEDYVEAAVKQSLQVHLSGAPGDILIFMPGQEDIEVTSDQIVEHLEELENAPALAVLPIYSQLPSDLQAKIFQKAPDGVRKCIVATNIAETSLTVDGIMFVIDSGYCKLKVFNPRIGMDALQIYPISQANANQRSGRAGRTGPGQCFRLYTQSAYKNELLTTTVPEIQRTNLANVVLLLKSLGVQDLLQFHFMDPPPEDNMLNSMYQLWILGALDNTGGLTSTGRLMVEFPLDPALSKMLIVSCDMGCSSEILLIVSMLSVPAIFYRPKGREEESDQIREKFAVPESDHLTYLNVYLQWKNNNYSTIWCNDHFIHAKAMRKVREVRAQLKDIMVQQRMSLASCGTDWDIVRKCICAAYFHQAAKLKGIGEYVNVRTGMPCHLHPTSSLFGMGYTPDYIVYHELVMTTKEYMQCVTAVDGEWLAELGPMFYSVKQAGKSRQENRRRAKEEASAMEEEMALAEEQLRARRQEQEKRSPLGSVRSTKIYTPGRKEQGEPMTPRRTPARFGL, translated from the exons ATGGAGGATACCAGTGAGGATCCCACGATCCATCGACTGGAAGGGACTGATCTGGACTCTCAGGTTGGAGGTCTTATCTGCAAGACTAAAAGTGCGGCTAGTGAACAGCATGTCTTCAAGGCCCCAGCTCCCCGCCCTTCATTGCTGGGACTAGACTTGTTGGCCTCCCTGAAACGGAGAGAGCGAGAGGAGAAGGATGATGGGGAGGACAAGAAGAAGTCTAGAATTTCTTCCTACAAGGACTGGGAAGAGAGCAAGGATGAACAGAGGGATGctgaggaggagggcagtgaccAGGCTGGCCGAAGTAGCCGAAAAGACAG GCATTATCGTTCTGCCCGAGTGGAGACGCCATCCCATCCTGGTGGCGTGAGTGAAGAGTTTTGGGAACGCAGTCGGCAGAGAGAGCGGGAGCGGCGGGAACATGGTGTCTATGCCTCTTCCAAAGAAGACAAGGATCGGAAGAAAGAGAAATCACGGGATCGAGACTATGACCGCAAGAGAGACAGAG GAAAAAACTGTTACT ATGAGCGGGATAGAAGTAGGCACAGCAGCAGATCAGAGCGAGATGCAGGGTCAGAGCGCAGCAGCAGAAGAAACGAGCCAGAGAGCCCACGACATCGACCCAAAG ATGCAGCAACCCCTTCAAGGTCTACCTGGGAGGAAGAGGACAGTGGCTGTGGCAGCTCAAGGCGCTCACAGTGGGAATCGCCCTCCCCTACGCCTTCCTACCGAGACTCAGAGCGTAGCCACCGGACTTCCACTCGAGATCGAGATAG GTCTGTGAGGAGCAAGTATTCAGATGACACACCTTTGCCAACCCCATCCTACAAATACAATGAGTGGGCAGATGATAGAAGACACCTGGGGTCTACCCCACGTCTGTCCAGGGGCCGAG GAAGGCGTGAGGATGGTGAAGAAGGAATTTCATTTGACACAGAAGAGGAGCGGCAGCAATGGGAAGATGACCAGAGG CAAGCTGACCGGGACTGGTACATGATGGATGAGGGATATGACGAGTTCCACAACCCTCTGGCTTACTCTTCCGAGGACTATGTGAGGAGGCGAGAACAGCATTTGcataaacaaaagcagaagcGCATTTCTgctcagaggagacagatcaATGAG GATAATGAGCGCTGGGAGACTAACCGTATGCTTACCAGTGGGGTGGTTCACCGGCTAGAGGTGGATGAAGACTTTGAGGAGGATAACGCAGCCAAGGTGCACCTAATGGTGCACAATTTGGTGCCTCCCTTCCTGGATGGGCGCATTGTCTTCACAAAGCAG CCAGAACCTGTAATTCCAGTTAAGGATGCCACTTCTGACTTGGCCATTATTGCTCGAAAAGGCAGTCAAACAGTGCGGAAGCACAGGGAGCAAAAGGAACGTAAAAAG GCTCAGCACAAACACTGGGAACTGGCTGGGACCAAACTGGGCGATATAATGGGTGTCAAAAAAGAGGAGGAGCCAGATAAAGCACTGACAGAAGATGGGAAAGTGGATTACAG GACAGAGCAGAAGTTTGCGGATCACATGAAGAAAAAGAGCGAAGCTAGCAGTGAATTTGCAAAAAAGAAGTCAATTCTGGAGCAGAGGCAGTACCTGCCGATCTTTGCAGTGCAACAGGAACTTCTCACTATTATCAG AGATAATAGCATTGTGATTGTGGTTGGGGAGACAGGGAGTGGTAAGACCACTCAGTTGACCCAATATTTACATGAAGATGGCTACACTGACTATGGGATGATTGGGTGCACACAGCCACGGCGGGTGGCTGCCATGTCTGTGGCCAAGAGAGTCAGTGAGGAGATGGGTGGAAGCCTTGGTGAGGAG GTGGGTTATGCCATCCGCTTCGAAGACTGCACTTCAGAAAACACCCTGATCAAGTACATGACTGATGGGATCCTCCTCCGAGAGTCTCTGCGGGAAGCTGACCTGGATCACTACAGTGCCATCATCATGGACGAAGCCCACGAGCGCTCGCTCAACACTGACGTGCTCTTTGGGCTGCTCCGGGAG GTAGTAGCTCGGCGCTCAGATCTGAAACTCATCGTCACATCAGCCACCATGGATGCAGAGAAATTTGCTGCCTTCTTTGGAAATGTTCCCATCTTCCACATCCCTGGTCGTACCTTCCCTGTTGATATTCTCTTCAGCAAG ACCCCACAGGAGGATTATGTGGAGGCTGCTGTGAAGCAGTCCTTGCAGGTACACCTGTCAGGGGCCCCAGGGGACATCCTCATCTTCATGCCCGGTCAGGAGGACATTGAG GTGACCTCAGATCAGATTGTGGAACATCTGGAGGAACTGGAGAATGCTCCTGCCCTGGCCGTGCTGCCCATCTACTCCCAGCTGCCTTCTGACCTCCAGGCCAAAATCTTCCAAAAG GCTCCCGATGGTGTTCGAAAGTGTATCGTTGCCACCAACATTGCTGAGACATCTCTGACTGTTGACGGCATTATGTTTGTTATCGATTCTGGTTATTGCAAATTAAAG GTTTTCAACCCCAGGATTGGCATGGATGCTCTGCAAATCTACCCCATCAGCCAGGCCAATGCCAACCAGAGGTCAGGGCGAGCTGGCAGGACGGGCCCAGGTCAGTGTTTCAG GCTCTACACCCAGAGTGCCTACAAGAACGAGCTCCTGACCACCACAGTGCCCGAGATCCAGAGGACCAATCTGGCCAATGTGGTGCTGCTGCTCAAGTCCCTGGGGGTGCAGGACCTGCTGCAGTTCCACTTCATGGACCCGCCCCCAGAGGACAACATGCTCAACTCCATGTACCAGCTCTGGATCCTTGGAGCCTTGGACAACACAG GTGGTCTGACCTCTACTGGGCGGCTGATGGTCGAGTTCCCACTGGATCCAGCCCTGTCTAAGATGCTCATTGTGTCCTGTGACATGGGCTGCAGCTCAGAGATCCTGCTTATTGTCTCCATGCTCTCCGTCCCGGCCATTTTCTACAGGCCCAAG gGCCGAGAGGAGGAGAGTGATCAAATCCGGGAGAAGTTTGCTGTCCCTGAGAGTGATCATTTGACTTACCTTAATGTCTACCTGCAGTGGAAAAACAACAATTACTCCACTATCTGGTGTAACGATCATTTCATCCATGCGAAGGCCATGCGGAAG GTCCGGGAGGTGCGGGCTCAGCTTAAGGACATTATGGTGCAGCAGCGGATGAGCCTGGCCTCGTGTGGCACTGACTGGGACATAGTCAGGAAGTGTATCTGTGCTGCTTATTTCCACCAGGCTGCCAAGCTCAAG GGGATTGGGGAGTATGTGAACGTCCGGACAGGGATGCCTTGCCACCTTCACCCCACCAGCTCCCTCTTTGGAATGGGCTACACCCCGGACTACATAGTGTATCACGAATTGGTCATGACCACCAAG GAGTACATGCAGTGTGTGACCGCCGTGGATGGAGAGTGGCTGGCAGAGCTGGGCCCAATGTTCTACAGTGTGAAGCAGGCAGGCAAGTCGCGGCAG GAAAACCGCCGCCGGGCCAAAGAGGAAGCCTCTGCCATGGAGGAGGAGATGGCGCTGGCCGAGGAGCAGCTGCGAGCCCGACGGCAGGAGCAGGAAAAGCGTAGCCCCCTAGGCAGTGTCAG GTCTACGAAGATCTACACTCCAGGTCGGAAGGAGCAAGGGGAACCCATGACGCCTCGCCGCACCCCAGCCCGCTTTGGGCTATGA